A stretch of the Haloplanus aerogenes genome encodes the following:
- a CDS encoding Mrp/NBP35 family ATP-binding protein, which translates to MDEADVRELLGQVEDPDLGDDIVSLGLVNGVTVEDGVAKVSLALGAPYAPTESAIAADVREVLTDAGLEVELTAKRPASMRDDEVLPGVKNVIAVASGKGGVGKSTVAVNLAAGLSKLGAKVGLFDTDVYGPNVPRMLGSEDPPTATDDDTIIPPERYGVKLISMAFMVGEDDPVIWRGPMVHQVLTQLVEDVEWGELDYLVLDLPPGTGDTQLTILQTLPLAGAVIVTTPEEVAVDDARKGIRMFGRHDTNVLGLVENMSSFVCPDCGSQHDVFGTGGGRELAEANNLPYLGGVPLDPEIRTGGDPIVLQDDNPTADAFRVITEDVANNVGVVNRRRVSNS; encoded by the coding sequence ATGGACGAAGCCGACGTACGGGAGTTGCTCGGCCAGGTCGAGGACCCTGACCTCGGTGACGACATCGTGTCGCTCGGTCTGGTCAACGGGGTAACCGTCGAGGACGGCGTGGCGAAGGTGTCGCTGGCGCTCGGCGCCCCCTACGCGCCGACGGAGAGCGCTATCGCCGCGGACGTACGGGAGGTCCTGACCGACGCCGGGCTAGAGGTCGAACTCACGGCCAAGCGGCCGGCGTCGATGCGCGACGACGAGGTGTTGCCCGGCGTAAAGAACGTCATCGCCGTCGCCTCCGGGAAAGGTGGCGTCGGCAAGTCGACGGTGGCCGTCAACCTCGCCGCCGGCCTGTCGAAACTCGGGGCGAAGGTCGGCCTGTTCGACACCGACGTGTACGGTCCGAACGTCCCCCGGATGCTCGGGTCCGAGGACCCGCCGACGGCGACGGACGACGACACCATCATCCCGCCGGAACGCTACGGCGTGAAACTCATCAGCATGGCCTTCATGGTCGGGGAGGACGACCCCGTCATCTGGCGTGGCCCGATGGTGCATCAGGTGCTCACGCAACTCGTCGAGGACGTGGAGTGGGGCGAACTCGACTACCTCGTCCTCGACCTGCCGCCGGGCACCGGCGACACGCAACTCACCATCCTCCAGACGCTCCCCCTCGCCGGCGCCGTCATCGTCACGACGCCCGAGGAAGTGGCCGTCGACGACGCCCGCAAGGGCATTCGGATGTTCGGCCGCCACGACACGAACGTCCTCGGCCTCGTCGAGAACATGAGTTCGTTCGTCTGTCCGGACTGCGGGAGCCAACACGACGTGTTCGGCACCGGCGGCGGGCGCGAACTGGCCGAGGCGAACAACCTCCCCTATCTCGGCGGCGTGCCGCTCGACCCCGAGATTCGGACCGGTGGCGACCCCATCGTCCTGCAAGACGACAATCCGACGGCCGACGCCTTCCGCGTCATCACCGAGGACGTGGCCAACAACGTCGGCGTCGTCAACCGGCGGCGCGTGTCGAACTCCTGA
- a CDS encoding universal stress protein, whose product MTDHVLVPVDGSPLSFDALRHAFREFPDASITVLHVIDLFDPGYGTAADTTYEPMLGSEEWYAQVEDHSEGILDDASQLAADYDREVETVSEIGDPGRIVVDYATEEPIDHVVMGTHGRPDAERTLFGSVADVVVRRAPVPVTLVR is encoded by the coding sequence ATGACCGACCACGTTCTCGTCCCCGTCGACGGTTCGCCCCTGTCGTTCGACGCGCTCCGCCACGCGTTTCGGGAGTTTCCGGACGCGTCGATCACCGTCCTCCACGTGATCGACCTCTTCGACCCCGGGTACGGCACCGCCGCCGACACCACGTACGAACCGATGCTCGGCTCCGAGGAGTGGTACGCGCAGGTAGAAGACCACTCGGAGGGGATCCTCGACGACGCCAGCCAACTCGCTGCCGACTACGACCGCGAGGTGGAGACGGTGTCGGAGATCGGCGACCCCGGACGGATCGTCGTCGACTACGCGACCGAGGAACCAATCGACCACGTCGTGATGGGAACTCACGGCCGCCCGGACGCGGAGCGAACCCTGTTCGGGAGCGTCGCGGACGTCGTCGTCCGGCGGGCGCCGGTGCCGGTGACGCTCGTTCGGTGA
- a CDS encoding 30S ribosomal protein S13, translating to MSAEEPQDGSPEDDEDLRYFVRIGQTDLDGTKAVERSLTDMNGIGKRIARIVADAADVDRTATFGRLDDDEIDRVIEVVENFADEVPEWMVNRRKDFYTGESDHIVGSDLGQTRTQDINRMKMIDSYRGVRHKRGQKVRGQRTKSTGRTEGTIGVNVEAIKEDMAEEAAEEEEG from the coding sequence ATGAGTGCAGAAGAACCACAGGACGGCTCCCCCGAGGACGACGAAGACCTTCGGTACTTCGTCCGAATCGGCCAGACCGACCTCGACGGGACGAAAGCCGTCGAGCGGAGCCTCACCGACATGAACGGCATCGGCAAGCGCATAGCGCGCATCGTCGCCGACGCGGCCGACGTGGATCGAACGGCCACGTTCGGGCGCCTCGACGACGACGAGATCGACCGCGTGATCGAGGTGGTGGAGAACTTCGCCGACGAAGTCCCCGAATGGATGGTCAACCGGCGCAAGGACTTCTACACCGGCGAGAGCGACCACATCGTCGGCTCCGACCTCGGCCAGACGCGCACGCAGGACATCAACCGGATGAAGATGATCGACTCCTACCGTGGCGTCCGGCACAAGCGCGGCCAGAAGGTGCGCGGCCAGCGGACGAAGTCCACCGGTCGTACCGAAGGCACCATCGGCGTCAACGTCGAGGCCATCAAGGAAGACATGGCCGAAGAAGCCGCCGAGGAGGAGGAAGGATAA
- a CDS encoding BKACE family enzyme, producing the protein MTYADYRDGKPVILTAALTGGVHGKEANPNLPETPAEIGEAAAAAERAGASIVHLHARRDNGERAFATERFQEVTDAVRARTDDVIVQHSTGGTGAPNDLRAEPLRTDPAPEMASLDMGPLNRYQHLTSENTRGLVAALHAEMQERGIKPELEVFNGGHLNESLAILDSEGSRSLGQPARSAGDELDDPPYLNLVFGGGTTTIPHPRNLLNLVENLPAGVEFNVLAFGPHQLPLTTMGILLGGHVRVGLEDNLYYRKGELAESNAQLVERTAGIAEQLGRPVATPAEAREILGL; encoded by the coding sequence ATGACCTACGCCGACTACCGGGACGGCAAACCGGTGATCCTGACCGCGGCGCTGACGGGCGGCGTCCACGGCAAGGAGGCCAACCCGAATCTACCGGAGACGCCGGCAGAAATCGGGGAGGCCGCCGCAGCGGCCGAGCGCGCGGGCGCGAGTATCGTCCACCTCCACGCTCGGCGCGACAACGGCGAACGCGCCTTCGCCACCGAGCGGTTTCAGGAAGTCACCGACGCCGTCCGCGCGCGTACGGACGACGTGATCGTTCAGCACTCGACGGGCGGGACGGGCGCGCCGAACGACCTGCGGGCGGAACCGTTGCGCACCGACCCTGCGCCCGAGATGGCCTCCCTCGATATGGGACCGCTCAACCGCTACCAGCACCTGACGAGCGAGAACACCCGGGGGCTCGTCGCGGCCTTGCACGCCGAGATGCAGGAGCGCGGCATCAAACCGGAACTGGAGGTGTTCAACGGCGGGCACCTCAACGAGTCGCTGGCCATCCTCGACAGCGAGGGATCGCGATCCCTCGGGCAGCCGGCGCGTAGCGCCGGCGACGAACTCGACGACCCACCGTATCTGAACCTCGTGTTCGGCGGCGGGACGACGACGATTCCGCACCCGCGGAACCTGCTGAATCTGGTGGAGAACCTGCCAGCGGGCGTCGAGTTCAACGTCCTCGCCTTCGGCCCCCACCAGTTGCCGCTGACGACGATGGGTATCTTGCTCGGCGGCCACGTCCGCGTGGGCCTGGAGGACAACCTCTACTACCGGAAGGGGGAGTTGGCCGAGAGCAACGCGCAGTTGGTGGAGCGGACGGCAGGGATCGCGGAGCAGTTGGGGCGGCCGGTGGCGACGCCGGCGGAGGCGCGGGAGATTCTGGGGTTGTGA
- a CDS encoding 30S ribosomal protein S4 — protein sequence MTTGKNTKFYETPNHPYQGERIAEEADLLGRYGLKNKEELWRAQSELRSMRREARRLLGDAQGDVEVAAEAGAEFVARLQRLGILGGEDDISDVLSLEVTDLLERRLQTVVYRKGLAHTPQQARQFVTHGHITVDGARVQTPSKKVEADEQGTVAFDETSPLADDLHPERAEAQE from the coding sequence ATGACGACCGGCAAGAACACCAAGTTCTACGAGACGCCGAACCACCCGTATCAGGGCGAGCGCATCGCCGAGGAGGCCGACCTCCTCGGGCGCTACGGCCTGAAGAACAAAGAAGAACTCTGGCGTGCCCAGTCCGAACTGCGGTCGATGCGCCGCGAGGCGCGACGACTGCTCGGTGACGCGCAGGGTGACGTCGAGGTCGCCGCGGAAGCGGGTGCCGAGTTCGTCGCTCGGCTCCAGCGACTCGGCATCCTCGGCGGCGAGGACGACATCAGCGACGTGCTGTCGCTGGAAGTGACGGACCTGCTCGAACGGCGACTGCAGACGGTCGTCTACCGGAAGGGGCTGGCACACACGCCCCAGCAGGCCCGCCAGTTCGTCACGCACGGCCACATCACGGTCGACGGCGCGCGCGTGCAGACGCCGTCGAAGAAAGTGGAGGCCGACGAGCAGGGCACCGTCGCCTTCGACGAGACGAGTCCGCTCGCGGACGACCTCCACCCCGAACGCGCGGAGGCCCAAGAATGA
- the moaA gene encoding GTP 3',8-cyclase MoaA, with protein MLEDDFGREVTGVRVSLTDRCNFDCVYCHNEGLGDTRGPMEAQDDEMSADEIVRFLEVAAEFDVDSVKFTGGEPMLRDDLEEIIRRTPDSMEVSMTTNGTYLPGRAQALVDAGLERVNVSQDALDPEAFAEITKSGAYEKVMEGVEAALDAGLDPVKLNMVVFEHTAGYVEGMVNHVAENDGLQLQLIEYMPELTGKPEWNIDIQRVHDWLADIADEIEHREMHDRKRYWVNGGMVEIVDPVENPTFCANCHRVRVTHEGYLKGCLNRNDDLRSMGDMTKEEIRETFKETVANRVPYYGEYMVKNADGEWEINDEYIGAPTA; from the coding sequence ATGCTGGAGGACGACTTCGGTCGAGAGGTGACGGGCGTGCGGGTGTCGCTCACCGACCGCTGTAACTTCGACTGTGTCTACTGTCACAACGAGGGGCTCGGTGACACGCGCGGTCCGATGGAGGCCCAAGACGACGAGATGTCGGCGGACGAAATCGTTCGGTTTCTGGAGGTCGCCGCGGAGTTCGACGTCGACAGCGTGAAGTTCACCGGTGGGGAGCCGATGCTCCGGGACGATCTGGAGGAGATCATTCGCCGGACGCCCGATTCGATGGAAGTATCGATGACGACCAACGGAACCTATCTCCCCGGACGGGCGCAGGCGCTCGTCGACGCCGGCCTCGAACGCGTCAACGTCTCGCAGGACGCCCTCGATCCCGAGGCGTTCGCGGAGATCACGAAGTCGGGCGCCTACGAGAAGGTGATGGAGGGTGTCGAGGCCGCCCTCGACGCGGGACTCGACCCCGTGAAGCTGAACATGGTCGTCTTCGAGCACACCGCCGGCTACGTCGAGGGGATGGTGAACCACGTCGCCGAGAACGACGGCCTCCAGCTCCAGCTGATCGAGTACATGCCCGAACTGACGGGGAAGCCCGAGTGGAACATCGACATCCAGCGCGTCCACGACTGGCTGGCCGACATCGCGGACGAGATCGAACACCGCGAGATGCACGACCGCAAGCGCTACTGGGTCAACGGCGGCATGGTCGAAATCGTCGACCCCGTCGAGAACCCCACCTTCTGTGCCAACTGCCACCGCGTCCGTGTCACCCACGAGGGCTACCTGAAGGGCTGTCTCAACCGCAACGACGACCTGCGGTCGATGGGCGACATGACGAAGGAGGAGATCCGCGAGACGTTCAAAGAGACCGTCGCCAACCGCGTCCCTTACTACGGCGAGTACATGGTCAAAAACGCCGACGGCGAGTGGGAGATCAACGACGAGTACATCGGCGCGCCGACGGCGTAG